A genomic window from Brassica oleracea var. oleracea cultivar TO1000 chromosome C8, BOL, whole genome shotgun sequence includes:
- the LOC106308460 gene encoding uncharacterized abhydrolase domain-containing protein DDB_G0269086-like has product MKGERGRKRPYEGANSSIDHGEAPAVGREGATRGSVESDHSEAAPEDHPRKKKKRKSIEAEPRPSDVETGLVEVVAGGDVSIETPPEEREVSARGSDPVTGERSIPDPSARKGSRSEGSTVRRKKIEAEHKKANEKAAEEKEILRVKFEELEGKLKSSSAARKELVREKSHLEQTTANLEKEKTELVEERDAAVDKLSRERQRLRDSRGLEVTRKRERVEAAMAEKASRCFDRVRDHFTRLEAFEKAKNLYGQASGTKKCLEVIKASGTEIPQEMIDVFAEQEKLYEAEVMKLRVEPLSDRREDGEEDNDGIEEALLPRPTEEETIYEAGDTDVPPLPVVDSLAPISTRAEDPTAAATKGPDDQDFVPWCFTYVLFSSSFLFVVLIDPVVVRLDMLLFYWQVAVLSGL; this is encoded by the exons ATGAAGGGAGAGAGAGGAAGGAAGAGACCTTACGAAGGGGCTAATTCCTCCATTGATCACGGTGAGGCGCCGGCAGTAGGACGAGAAGGCGCTACAAGGGGTTCCGTCGAGTCTGACCATTCCGAAGCGGCGCCTGAAGATCATCCTAGAAAGAAGAAGAAGAGGAAGTCCATCGAGGCAGAGCCGCGTCCTTCTGATGTGGAGACGGGCCTCGTCGAAGTTGTCGCGGGAGGCGACGTTTCTATTGAAACCCCTCCTGAGGAGAGAGAGGTTTCAGCGCGGGGCAGTGATCCTGTTACGGGTGAGAGATCTATTCCTGATCCGTCTGCGAGGAAAGGGTCTCGTTCAGAAGGTTCTACTGTGAGGAGGAAGAAGATCGA GGCGGAGCATAAGAAGGCCAACGAGAAGGCCGCAGAGGAGAAAGAGATTCTTCGAGTGAAGTTCGAAGAGCTGGAGGGCAAGCTTAAATCTTCCAGCGCGGCGAGGAAAGAGCTCGTACGAGAGAAAAGTCATTTGGAGCAAACGACTGCGAACCTGGAGAAGGAGAAGACCGAGCTAGTCGAAGAGAGAGATGCCGCGGTAGACAAACTAAGCAGAGAGAGGCAACGCTTGAGGGACTCCCGGGGTTTGGAGGTTACTCGTAAGAGGGAAAGAGTCGAGGCTGCTATGGCTGAGAAGGCAAGTCGCTGTTTTGATCGCGTGCGCGACCATTTTACTCGTCTGGAGGCTTTTGAGAAGGCGAAGAACCTGTACGGTCAAGCTTCGGGAACGAAGAAGTGCCTTGAGGTTATAAAGGCGAGTGGGACGGAGATCCCCCAAGAAATGATCGATGTCTTCGCTGAGCAGGAGAAACTTTACGAGGCGGAGGTTATGAAGCTCCGAGTAGAGCCGCTGTCCGATA GACGAGAGGATGGGGAGGAGGATAACGATGGAATCGAGGAGGCGTTGCTGCCACGTCCCACTGAGGAGGAGACGATCTACGAAGCTGGGGATACAGATGTTCCTCCACTTCCTGTTGTAGACTCTCTTGCCCCTATTTCTACTCGGGCGGAGGACCCGACTGCTGCCGCTACCAAGGGTCCTGACGATCAAGATTTTGTGCCTTGGTGTTTCACCTATGTTCTTTTCTCCTCTTCTTTTTTGTTTGTGGTCTTGATAGACCCTGTTGTTGTACGATTAGACATGCTTTTATTTTATTGGCAAGTCGCTGTTTTAAGCGGACTTTAA
- the LOC106309617 gene encoding uncharacterized protein LOC106309617, producing MESKAIWLGFLPPRLQLSSRVSLSRPHGSSTSPKSDVRQTLVWSKPQGVVYLNRGRVLCSSQPDSNAPRAELFRGKSGSVSFNGLTHQLVEESKLVSAPFQEEDKGSLLWVLAPAVLISSLILPQFFLSGAIEATFKNDTVAEIVTSFCFETAFYAGLAIFLSVTDRVQRPYLDFSSKRWGLITGLRGYLMSTFLMMGLKVVVPVFAVYMTWPALGMDALIAVLPFLVGCAVQRGFEAQLERRGSSCWPIVPIVFEVYRLYQVTRAATFVQRLMFMMKDASTTVEITERGVALVGLVVTLQFLAVLCLWSLITFLMRLFPSRPVAENY from the exons ATGGAATCGAAAGCTATTTGGTTAGGGTTTCTTCCGCCAAGACTTCAACTTTCATCTCGAGTTTCACTCTCCCGCCCTCAT GGTTCTTCCACATCTCCCAAATCTGATGTCAGAC AAACCCTTGTCTGGAGCAAACCACAAGGTGTAGTTTACTTGAACCGAGGCCGTGTCCTATGTTCTTCTCAACCTGATAGTAATGCTCCTCGAGCTGAGCTGTTCCGTGGAAAGTCTGGTTCGGTTTCTTTCAACGGTCTAACCCACCAGCTGGTTGAAGAAAGTAAACTTGTCTCAGCTCCGTTTCAAGAAGAAGACAAAGGTTCCCTCTTGTGGGTCTTGGCTCCTGCTGTCTTGATATCCTCACTGATTCTTCCGCAGTTCTTTCTCAGTGGTGCCATTGAAGCTACCTTTAAAAACGACACCGTTGCAG AGATTGTTACTTCTTTCTGCTTTGAGACGGCGTTTTATGCTGGTCTGGCGATATTCCTGTCTGTGACTGACCGAGTGCAGAGGCCCTACTTAGACTTCAGCTCCAAGAGATGGGGTTTAATCACTGGACTAAGAGGATACCTCATGTCCACATTTCTGATGATGGGTTTGAAAGTTGTAGTCCCTGTGTTTGCTGTATACATGACTTGGCCAGCTCTTGGGATGGATGCCTTGATTGCAGTCCTTCCTTTCTTGGTTGGATGTGCGGTTCAACGAGGTTTCGAGGCTCAGCTTGAAAGACGCGGCTCTTCGTGTTGGCCCATTGTTCCAATAGTCTTTGAG GTGTATAGGCTGTATCAGGTGACAAGAGCAGCCACTTTTGTTCAGAGGCTGATGTTTATGATGAAAGATGCGTCAACTACTGTAGAGATTACAGAGCGAGGAGTTGCGCTTGTTGGTTTGGTTGTGACTTTGCAGTTTCTAGCTGTTCTGTGTCTCTGGTCGCTGATCACTTTTCTAATGCGCCTTTTTCCTTCGAGACCTGTAGCTGAAAACTACTAA
- the LOC106312513 gene encoding probable inactive receptor kinase At1g48480 has translation MRVFPNSSMTILSVLLTTLLLSLPLPSTQDLNADRAALLSLRSAVGGRTFRWDIRQTSPCNWAGVKCDNNRVTALRLPGVSLSGTIPNGVFGNLTRLRTLSLRLNALTGSLPLDLTTSSDLRHLYLQGNRFSGQIPESLFSLTNLVRLNLAENSFTGGISSSFNNLTRLKTLFLQDNNLSGSIPDLDLPLVQFNVSNNSLNGSIPKNLQRFESGSFLQTSLCGKPLKICPDEETVPSQPTSGGNRTPPSVGGSNEKRKNKLSDGAIAGIVIGSVVGFSLIVLLLMVLCRKRSRAVDGSTIKQQEPVVPREAAAENGNGYSVTAAAAAAMTGNAKAGEVAGPAAKKLVFFGNATKVFDLEDLLRASAEVLGKGTFGTAYKAVLDAVTVVAVKRLKDVVMPDKDFREKIELVGAMDHENLVPLRAYYLSRDEKLLVYDFMHMGSLSALLHGNRGEGRTPLTWDVRSRIALGAARGLDYLHSQGTSISHGNVKSSNILLTKSHDAKVSDFGLSQLVAASSTTPNRGTGYRAPEVTDPKRVSQKGDVYSFGVVLLELITGKAPSNSVMNEEGVDLPRWVKSVVRDEWRREVFDSELLSLEREEEEMMEEMVQLGIECTSQHPDQRPEMAEVVSKIESLRRSGPDQVDEAY, from the exons ATGCGAGTCTTCCCCAACTCTTCCATGACGATTCTCTCTGTTCTCCTCACAACCCTTCTCCTCTCTCTCCCTCTCCCTTCAACCCAAGACCTCAACGCCGACAGAGCCGCTCTTCTCTCTCTCCGTTCCGCCGTCGGCGGCCGCACATTCCGCTGGGACATTAGACAGACCTCGCCCTGCAACTGGGCCGGCGTCAAATGCGACAACAACCGAGTCACCGCCCTCCGTCTCCCCGGCGTCTCTCTCTCAGGCACCATCCCGAACGGTGTTTTCGGAAACTTAACTCGTCTCCGAACACTGAGCCTCCGTCTCAACGCCCTCACCGGCTCTCTCCCTCTCGATCTAACCACCTCCTCTGATCTCCGTCACCTCTACCTGCAAGGAAACAGATTCTCCGGCCAAATACCCGAGAGCTTGTTCAGTCTCACTAACCTCGTGAGGCTTAACCTCGCTGAGAACAGCTTCACTGGCGGAATCTCTTCAAGTTTTAATAACCTCACGAGGTTAAAGACTCTGTTTCTTCAAGATAACAACCTCTCCGGTTCAATCCCTGATCTTGATTTACCGTTGGTTCAGTTCAACGTATCTAACAACTCACTGAACGGATCAATACCAAAGAATCTTCAGAGATTCGAGTCCGGTTCGTTTCTTCAGACCTCACTCTGCGGCAAGCCGCTCAAGATTTGCCCTGATGAGGAGACTGTACCGAGCCAGCCTACTTCCGGCGGAAACAGAACACCGCCAAGTGTCGGAGGAAGCAATGAGAAGAGAAAAAACAAACTCTCCGACGGAGCTATCGCCGGAATTGTGATCGGAAGCGTCGTTGGTTTCTCTTTGATCGTTCTGTTACTGATGGTACTCTGCCGGAAGAGATCAAGAGCCGTCGACGGTTCAACTATCAAACAGCAAGAACCCGTAGTCCCTCGGGAAGCGGCGGCGGAGAACGGGAACGGGTACTCGGTGACCGCCGCGGCAGCCGCGGCGATGACTGGGAACGCGAAAGCTGGAGAAGTGGCCGGTCCGGCGGCTAAGAAGCTTGTGTTCTTTGGTAATGCTACTAAGGTTTTCGATCTTGAGGATTTGCTGAGAGCTTCGGCAGAGGTTCTTGGGAAAGGAACGTTTGGGACGGCGTATAAGGCGGTCCTTGACGCGGTTACGGTTGTGGCGGTGAAGAGGCTGAAGGATGTGGTGATGCCGGATAAAGACTTCAGGGAGAAGATTGAGTTGGTTGGTGCGATGGATCATGAGAACTTGGTGCCGTTAAGGGCTTACTATTTGAGCAGAGACGAGAAGCTTCTTGTCTATGACTTCATGCACATGGGAAGCTTGTCTGCTCTCTTACATG GAAACAGAGGAGAAGGAAGGACTCCATTAACCTGGGATGTACGTTCACGAATTGCTCTTGGTGCAGCTCGTGGCTTAGACTACCTTCACTCACAAGGAACCTCCATCTCTCACGGCAACGTTAAATCCTCAAACATCCTCTTAACCAAGTCCCACGACGCCAAAGTCTCGGACTTTGGCTTGTCCCAGCTCGTAGCTGCCTCCAGTACAACTCCAAACCGTGGTACGGGTTACCGTGCGCCTGAAGTAACCGATCCGAAACGCGTGTCGCAGAAGGGTGACGTGTACAGCTTCGGCGTGGTGCTTCTTGAGCTGATCACCGGTAAGGCTCCTTCGAACTCGGTGATGAATGAGGAAGGAGTTGATCTGCCGAGATGGGTTAAGTCGGTGGTGAGAGATGAGTGGAGGAGAGAGGTTTTTGACTCGGAGCTGCTTAGTTTGGAAAGGGAGGAAGAAGAAATGATGGAGGAGATGGTGCAGCTAGGGATTGAGTGTACTTCACAGCATCCGGACCAGAGGCCTGAGATGGCTGAAGTGGTTAGCAAGATTGAGAGTTTGAGACGGTCTGGTCCTGATCAAGTGGATGAAGCTTATTGA